One part of the Glycine max cultivar Williams 82 chromosome 14, Glycine_max_v4.0, whole genome shotgun sequence genome encodes these proteins:
- the MGD1 gene encoding probable monogalactosyldiacylglycerol synthase, chloroplastic isoform X1 has protein sequence MNNGVSQESSVLLDLASHVNRFAFDSFRSDNNKTLLSNFLHFNGNTRTGAAAAKRGVSLGGKVGGASVRFGNILNDFNRAVRFHCEKIPIGFASLRVGDGGDGADGNGNGEGNGVRVDECGGVENEGFRGNGVEGEKPKKVLILMSDTGGGHRASAEAIKAAFYQEFGDDYQVFVTDLWADHTPWPFNQLPRSYSFLVKHGPLWKMTYYGTAPRVVHQSNFAATGTFIAREVAKGLMKYQPDIIISVHPLMQHVPLRILRSKGLLKKIVFTTVITDLSTCHPTWLVFFFFFLISFSKIIQLSYFDILFLVFCRFHKLVTRCYCPTTDVAQRALKAGLQQSQIKIFGLPVRPSFVKPVQPKDELRRELGMDEDLPAVLLMGGGEGMGPIEATARALGDSLYDENIGAPVGQILVICGRNKKLANKLSSINWKVPVQVKGFVTKMEECMGACDCIITKAGPGTIAEAQIRGLPIILNDYIAGQEAGNVPYVVENGCGKFSKSPKDIAKIVAEWFGPKAYELQQMSQNALRLARPDAVFKIVHDLHELVRQRSYLPEYSCTA, from the exons ATGAATAACGGCGTTAGTCAAGAATCGAGCGTGCTCCTCGATTTGGCGTCCCACGTCAACCGCTTCGCTTTCGATTCCTTCCGTTCCGACAACAACAAAACCCTTCTCTCCAATTTCTTGCACTTCAACGGCAACACAAGAACCGGAGCAGCAGCAGCGAAACGCGGCGTTTCTCTGGGGGGGAAGGTTGGGGGAGCGAGTGTTAGGTTCGGGAACATTCTCAACGACTTCAACAGAGCCGTTAGGTTTCATTGCGAGAAGATCCCGATTGGGTTCGCCTCGCTTCGCGTCGGTGACGGTGGTGACGGTGCTGATGGTAACGGGAACGGCGAGGGGAATGGGGTTAGAGTGGATGAGTGTGGCGGTGTGGAGAATGAAGGGTTTAGAGGGAATGGTGTGGAGGGTGAGAAACCTAaaaaagttttgattttgatgagtGACACTGGTGGGGGGCATCGAGCTTCCGCTGAAGCTATCAAAGCTGCTTTCTATCAAGAATTTGGAGATGATTATCAG GTTTTCGTTACTGATTTGTGGGCTGATCACACGCCTTGGCCATTCAACCAACTTCCCAGGAGCTATAGTTTTCTGGTGAAACATGGGCCGTTGTGGAAGATGACCTACTATGGAACTGCCCCACGTGTAGTGCATCAGTCTAATTTTGCTGCAACTGGAACTTTCATAGCTCG CGAGGTTGCCAAAGGCCTAATGAAATATCAGCCAGATATAATAATCAGTGTGCATCCACTGATGCAGCACGTTCCACTTCGAATTTTAAGGTCAAAGGGTCTTTTAAAGAAGATTGTTTTTACTACAGTTATCACAGATTTAAGCACATGCCATCCAACatggttagtttttttttttttttttttaatttccttttcgaAAATCATACAATTGTCTTATTTTGACATCttatttcttgttttctgtAGGTTTCATAAGCTTGTAACTAGATGCTATTGTCCTACAACAGATGTTGCGCAAAGGGCATTGAAAGCTGGACTGCAGCAATCTCAAATAAAGATTTTTGGTCTACCTGTCCGACCTTCCTTTGTTAAGCCTGTCCAGCCAAAG GATGAACTAAGGAGAGAATTAGGAATGGATGAGGATCTTCCTGCTGTATTATTGATGGGGGGAGGTGAAGGTATGGGGCCCATTGAGGCTACTGCTCGGGCACTTGGAGATTCATTATATGACGAGAATATTGGGGCTCCCGTAGGTCAGATCCTTGTGATCTGTGGTCGTAATAAGAAACTTGCTAATAAACTGAGTTCTATTAATTGGAAGGTTCCTGTGCAG GTCAAAGGATTTGTTACCAAAATGGAGGAATGCATGGGAGCTTGTGATTGCATAATTACGAAG GCGGGCCCAGGGACAATAGCAGAGGCCCAGATCCGAGGCCTCCCTATTATTCTGAATGATTACATTGCTGGGCAG GAAGCTGGCAATGTCCCCTATGTAGTTGAAAATGGATGTGGGAAGTTCTCAAAATCCCCCAAGGATATAGCAAAAATTGTTGCCGAGTGGTTTGGTCCAAAAGCTTACGAGCTACAACAAATGTCACAAAATGCATTGAGGCTAGCAAGGCCAGATGCTGTGTTCAAGATTGTTCATGACCTTCACGAGCTTGTTAGGCAAAGAAGCTACCTACCAGAGTATTCATGTACAGCTTAA
- the MGD1 gene encoding probable monogalactosyldiacylglycerol synthase, chloroplastic — protein sequence MNNGVSQESSVLLDLASHVNRFAFDSFRSDNNKTLLSNFLHFNGNTRTGAAAAKRGVSLGGKVGGASVRFGNILNDFNRAVRFHCEKIPIGFASLRVGDGGDGADGNGNGEGNGVRVDECGGVENEGFRGNGVEGEKPKKVLILMSDTGGGHRASAEAIKAAFYQEFGDDYQVFVTDLWADHTPWPFNQLPRSYSFLVKHGPLWKMTYYGTAPRVVHQSNFAATGTFIAREVAKGLMKYQPDIIISVHPLMQHVPLRILRSKGLLKKIVFTTVITDLSTCHPTWFHKLVTRCYCPTTDVAQRALKAGLQQSQIKIFGLPVRPSFVKPVQPKDELRRELGMDEDLPAVLLMGGGEGMGPIEATARALGDSLYDENIGAPVGQILVICGRNKKLANKLSSINWKVPVQVKGFVTKMEECMGACDCIITKAGPGTIAEAQIRGLPIILNDYIAGQEAGNVPYVVENGCGKFSKSPKDIAKIVAEWFGPKAYELQQMSQNALRLARPDAVFKIVHDLHELVRQRSYLPEYSCTA from the exons ATGAATAACGGCGTTAGTCAAGAATCGAGCGTGCTCCTCGATTTGGCGTCCCACGTCAACCGCTTCGCTTTCGATTCCTTCCGTTCCGACAACAACAAAACCCTTCTCTCCAATTTCTTGCACTTCAACGGCAACACAAGAACCGGAGCAGCAGCAGCGAAACGCGGCGTTTCTCTGGGGGGGAAGGTTGGGGGAGCGAGTGTTAGGTTCGGGAACATTCTCAACGACTTCAACAGAGCCGTTAGGTTTCATTGCGAGAAGATCCCGATTGGGTTCGCCTCGCTTCGCGTCGGTGACGGTGGTGACGGTGCTGATGGTAACGGGAACGGCGAGGGGAATGGGGTTAGAGTGGATGAGTGTGGCGGTGTGGAGAATGAAGGGTTTAGAGGGAATGGTGTGGAGGGTGAGAAACCTAaaaaagttttgattttgatgagtGACACTGGTGGGGGGCATCGAGCTTCCGCTGAAGCTATCAAAGCTGCTTTCTATCAAGAATTTGGAGATGATTATCAG GTTTTCGTTACTGATTTGTGGGCTGATCACACGCCTTGGCCATTCAACCAACTTCCCAGGAGCTATAGTTTTCTGGTGAAACATGGGCCGTTGTGGAAGATGACCTACTATGGAACTGCCCCACGTGTAGTGCATCAGTCTAATTTTGCTGCAACTGGAACTTTCATAGCTCG CGAGGTTGCCAAAGGCCTAATGAAATATCAGCCAGATATAATAATCAGTGTGCATCCACTGATGCAGCACGTTCCACTTCGAATTTTAAGGTCAAAGGGTCTTTTAAAGAAGATTGTTTTTACTACAGTTATCACAGATTTAAGCACATGCCATCCAACatg GTTTCATAAGCTTGTAACTAGATGCTATTGTCCTACAACAGATGTTGCGCAAAGGGCATTGAAAGCTGGACTGCAGCAATCTCAAATAAAGATTTTTGGTCTACCTGTCCGACCTTCCTTTGTTAAGCCTGTCCAGCCAAAG GATGAACTAAGGAGAGAATTAGGAATGGATGAGGATCTTCCTGCTGTATTATTGATGGGGGGAGGTGAAGGTATGGGGCCCATTGAGGCTACTGCTCGGGCACTTGGAGATTCATTATATGACGAGAATATTGGGGCTCCCGTAGGTCAGATCCTTGTGATCTGTGGTCGTAATAAGAAACTTGCTAATAAACTGAGTTCTATTAATTGGAAGGTTCCTGTGCAG GTCAAAGGATTTGTTACCAAAATGGAGGAATGCATGGGAGCTTGTGATTGCATAATTACGAAG GCGGGCCCAGGGACAATAGCAGAGGCCCAGATCCGAGGCCTCCCTATTATTCTGAATGATTACATTGCTGGGCAG GAAGCTGGCAATGTCCCCTATGTAGTTGAAAATGGATGTGGGAAGTTCTCAAAATCCCCCAAGGATATAGCAAAAATTGTTGCCGAGTGGTTTGGTCCAAAAGCTTACGAGCTACAACAAATGTCACAAAATGCATTGAGGCTAGCAAGGCCAGATGCTGTGTTCAAGATTGTTCATGACCTTCACGAGCTTGTTAGGCAAAGAAGCTACCTACCAGAGTATTCATGTACAGCTTAA